In one Acomys russatus chromosome X, mAcoRus1.1, whole genome shotgun sequence genomic region, the following are encoded:
- the Sertm2 gene encoding serine-rich and transmembrane domain-containing 2, which produces MTEVHVRYHGNLTGRAHFPTLATEVDTTSDKYSNLYMYVGLFLSLLAILLILLFTMLLRLKHVISPITESTESVPQFTDVEMQSRIPTP; this is translated from the coding sequence ATGACGGAGGTGCACGTTAGGTATCATGGAAATCTCACTGGGAGGGCTCATTTTCCCACTCTTGCGACAGAGGTTGACACCACTTCAGACAAGTATTCCAACCTGTACATGTATGTAGGATTATTCCTGAGCCTCCTGGCCATTCTTCTCATCCTGCTATTCACAATGCTTCTTCGGCTCAAACATGTCATCTCACCTATCACTGAGAGCACAGAAAGTGTTCCTCAGTTCACAGATGTAGAGATGCAAAGCCGAATTCCCACTCCTTAA